The DNA region GCAATACGCCACCACCCCGCCCACGCTGAGTAGCCCGCCGAAGTACACACCCCACGCACTGCCGCCGCAGTGCTGGCAAGAGGTGGTGAAGACCGGGCACTGCTCCCATAGCAGGAATAACGCGCCGATCGGTAGCGGCCGAGCCTGCTCGCCGAAGGCGAAGCTGCACGATCGCTGCGGGTACGGCATCCAGGGGTCGAGCTGCAGCAGGTCCGCTTGATGGCAGCGGCACGCGCGTAGGATCTGCGCCTGCTCGGGCGAGAAACGACCTTCGTTGCTCCAGTGACTCTTGATAAAGCTGGACTGCTCGGTGTTCATGGTGTCCTCCATCGTTCGCAGCATTGCCACCGTGCCACAGAGGCCGGTTGGCGTCGGGTCATAGGGCCGCGTCCCTCGCCGACTCGTGATGGATAGAAAGAAAAAGAACAACTATTCGCTCACAGAATATGCGCCATCGCGCGGCTTGTAAAGAGCCGTTTTGGGGTGGTCAGATGTCTCATTTAGATCGATTTTCAAGCCCACATTATGTTCATAATGTAGCCGATGGCTAATGTTTAAAAACCGCTAAGAAAATTCCCGTGTACACGAATTTATCGCCAGCGTCCGCGGTAACTCTTTGAATTCTGGCGGTTAAAGCTCTAGCCCATCTTTATACCGTTTGTAGTAGAGCTACGGTGGGATGCCCCTGCGGTCACCTGACCGACCCGGTGCGCACCTGCCTGTGCACCACCCGCCAAATACAGCGCTACCGCACGCGCATTTCCGGCCCGCTGATGGACCGCATCGACATCCACATCGAGGTCCCGGCCTTGCGCTACGTCGAGCTGTCCGGCGAGCGCCGGGGCGAGGCCAGTTCCGAGGTGCGCGCACGGGTCAACGCGGCGCGCAAGGTCCAAGCCGCGCGGTTCAACGGAACCAACGGCGTGCGTTGCAACGCCCAAATGTCGCCGCGGATGATCGAAAATCACTGCGTCCTGGACGAGCGTTCCAAGTCTCTGCTGGCCAACGCCTTCGAGCGGCTGGGCATGAGCGCCCGCGCGCATTCGCGGATCCTCAAAGTCGGCCGCACCATCGCCGACCTCGACGGGTCCGAACGCATCGCGAGCCACCACCTGACCGAGGCGATCGGCTACCGTTCCCTCGACCGGCCGCTGTAGGTGGCTCGATGACCAAACAGGCTCACAGGCTGTTGCTGCTGCTGCTGGTAATCGAGTGCCTGGTGCTGGCCAACATCGTGGTCGATCAGGCCGGGGCAGTGGACTGGGACGTGGGACGCTTCTTCCGCGCCATGCAAAACCACGAGCAGCCGTCCAAACCGTACATCAGGGGCAAACCGCTGCCGCTGCTGTGCGTGCGCGCCTGCTGGGCGTTCCAGCCCTACCACTATATCGTCTGGCGCTGGCTGGCCGTGGCCCTGGTCGCGTCCGGCGCTCTGGGCCTGGCCCTGGCCACCCGTCTTTCCACCCGCTCGTGGGCCACCACGTTGGCCGCGCCGTTGGTGCTGCTGTTCATGCCCGCGGTGCGCCATATCAGCGCCGAGCAGGACGACAACATGTTCATGCTGCCGGCCCTGGCCCTGATGATCGGCAGCCTGCTGGCCAAACGGCCCCGGCCGCTGCTGCTGGGGCTCTCGATCGGCCTGCTGCTGGTGATCCACGCCGAGGCCGCGCCCGTGCTTGTCGTGGCCTGCGCCGCGGGCCTGTACCTCTGGGGGCGCAATAAAATGCTCGTCGCAGCGGCGCCGATGGTCTTGACCATACTCGCGGTCGACCTCACGGCCATGGCGGTCTGGCCCGAGGCCCCGTCGCTGATGCGAACCTGGATCGGCGGCGCTAAAACGCTGCTAGGCGGGGCTGCCGGGACTAACAAGTCGGCCGCACTTTTCGCCTGCACCAGGCCGGTGAACGACGCCCTGTACTGGTTCGGGCTCGACTGGACCGCAATCGTGGGGATCGGCGCAGTCGTCGGCATCGCGTTGCGCCGAACGGGCTCCAAGGACGTGGCCGTGCTCGGTACGCTGACCCTGGCCGGCTGCCTGTTCCCGTCGCTGTACGAGGGGGCCAATGCCGAGCGCTGGGTGGCTGCGGCCGTGCCCCTGGCCGCCCTGGCGATCGTCGCGGTCTGGCACACGCTGGACTTTGGACCAACGACAAGCACCAAAACGAGGGGAGATGACGATGGGTAATGACGCAGGCAAACAGGTACGGCTGCTCACATTGCGTTTTGACAAGGCCGCGGGGTGCTTTGACGACCGCGAGCTGCGCCGGTTCTGCGACCAGCACCACGTGCTGCAGACCGAACAGCAATTTTTTGCGCAAGACGGTGAACACTTCATGGCCGTAACGGTGATTCACTCCGGCGCGCCGCAGGCGAAACAGGGCGCAAAGCCCGCGCCTGAGCAGCAGCAACAGCAACGCAGCCGGCCCAAGGGGGACGCGGGCAAAGCAGCTCCAGGCTCCACCAATCCCAAGCAAAAGCAGCCCGATCCCGCGGACCCCTACAACGAGTTGGACCAGGGTGAGCGCAAAGTCTACGAGGCGCTACGCGCCTGGCGCACCCAAATCGCCGAAAAGCAGTCGCTGCCGCGCTACGCCGTGGCCAAGAACAGCCACTTGGCGCGGATCGTCAAGTTGCGGCCGCAATCGCGCGACGACCTGGCTGTGATCGAGGGCTTCGGCCTGCAGCGCGTCGAGCGCTACGGCGCCCAGATCATCGACGTGCTGGCCCGCGAACAGGGGAACAACGGTCGGGCGCGAGCCCGATAAAATGCGTGCTCCCGGCCGACAGCTCCTGCTGTTGACCGCTGGTCCTGATTCCCGCTGCGGCCCAGGCCAATGTCGCGGCCTCGTCCCAGTCGCTGCTGGTCGAGGCGCTGGCTCAGCTCGCCTGATTATCAATCAATGTTCGTCGATGTTGCCCGAACTGCGCGAGCAGGTCGGGGTCGGGTATTTCGCGCTCTACGACTTGGGCGAATAGACGGATATCGGTCAGGCGCTAGTTGGCCGATCAGCCAGGCAAGACAGAACCAGAACCAAGGCTGCAATGCAGTAGCCAAATCCCTCGTACCACGCCAGGCCCAGGGGCGCGAGCAGCAGCGGCAGACACAGCAGCCCGAGTCCGACTGCAGCCAGGACGATCCGCATCTTGGGCAACGCAACGCCGCGAACGGACAGCGGCGCGAAGAGCCACAGCACCAACGGCGCGCACAACAGATAATAGTGCGACCAGGCCAGAGGCGAGAGCAGGATCAACGCCAGGGGCCCAAGGGCTATTAGCAGCAAGTCGCGTTGCCCCCGAGCGTTGACAGGTGCAGCAGATCCACGTCTTGCCCTGCGCCAGAGCACGTAGAGCAATGCCGCGAGCACCTGCGTCTGCCAGACGGCCCTCGCCAGCGGACTGATCTTGCCCAGCAGCAGGCTGATCGAGTAGTTGCCCGCTTGCCAGCGCATGGTGGACGGACCAAGCGCTCCCAGGCCGGAGATCCACTGGGCCCAGCACTCCACGCTGCCCAGCAGCGGATAGGCCAAGGCCGCGGCCAGTGGCAACCCCAGGGCGCAACCCAGCGCCAGGCGTGCGGCAGCAGACCAGCGTCGCTCAAACAGCCGCGATCCGATCAGCAGCAGCGGGACCAAGGCCAGGGTGGGTTTAAACAATGCGGCCAGACCCAACACCAACCCGGCGCCAACATCGCGCACCAATGGGCCGCGAGCGAGCAAAGCCCACCCGGCCAGGGCCAACAGCAACATCTGGAGTTGGTTGGAGTTGCCCACCGACACATCCGCGGCAAGCGGCGCAAAAGCCACGTAGTAGACCGCCAGCGCCGCGGCAAGCATTGCGAGTCGATACCCGAGCATCCGGCCCCAGAGCGCCACGGCCGCGAACCCGGCGAATAGGCTCAGCCAGAAGTGCAGCCAATGGGCGCGCTCGTAGTCCAGCCGCGCGAGCAGACCGTAGGCCGCGTAAAACAGCGGCGATGCGAACAGCTCAAGCTCGGGCCGCGCCGCGACCGCCGCCCCCAGACGCGCCTGCTGCGGTTGCTCCACAGCCAACGCTGCCA from Candidatus Alcyoniella australis includes:
- a CDS encoding ATP-binding protein, which encodes MGCPCGHLTDPVRTCLCTTRQIQRYRTRISGPLMDRIDIHIEVPALRYVELSGERRGEASSEVRARVNAARKVQAARFNGTNGVRCNAQMSPRMIENHCVLDERSKSLLANAFERLGMSARAHSRILKVGRTIADLDGSERIASHHLTEAIGYRSLDRPL
- a CDS encoding HRDC domain-containing protein — its product is MGNDAGKQVRLLTLRFDKAAGCFDDRELRRFCDQHHVLQTEQQFFAQDGEHFMAVTVIHSGAPQAKQGAKPAPEQQQQQRSRPKGDAGKAAPGSTNPKQKQPDPADPYNELDQGERKVYEALRAWRTQIAEKQSLPRYAVAKNSHLARIVKLRPQSRDDLAVIEGFGLQRVERYGAQIIDVLAREQGNNGRARAR
- a CDS encoding glycosyltransferase 87 family protein, which codes for MSASTKQTHRRDGALVLVLLVLALLGSMRLYTLAQGGVGLDFYQFWAVGRAIQLSPITDIYSADGRSIVAARMAALAVEQPQQARLGAAVAARPELELFASPLFYAAYGLLARLDYERAHWLHFWLSLFAGFAAVALWGRMLGYRLAMLAAALAVYYVAFAPLAADVSVGNSNQLQMLLLALAGWALLARGPLVRDVGAGLVLGLAALFKPTLALVPLLLIGSRLFERRWSAAARLALGCALGLPLAAALAYPLLGSVECWAQWISGLGALGPSTMRWQAGNYSISLLLGKISPLARAVWQTQVLAALLYVLWRRARRGSAAPVNARGQRDLLLIALGPLALILLSPLAWSHYYLLCAPLVLWLFAPLSVRGVALPKMRIVLAAVGLGLLCLPLLLAPLGLAWYEGFGYCIAALVLVLSCLADRPTSA